Proteins found in one uncultured Desulfuromonas sp. genomic segment:
- a CDS encoding ATP-grasp domain-containing protein gives MKKALVLGVGSAQVELIRYLKCNGWYVIGAGYRHEGAGLSFVDRFVLLDIVDVDALSAFAKNEAIDLVYSVGSDLAVFSCAGIANRLGLKTLVSPALARQLDNKAGLRTFLDRAQLSPVRWTSLREGFLPESWEHFPAFIKPIRSQGQRGIVRVNSSIELQKFITSNDGSDNGNLFLLEEALPGREISANVLVCDATVCFQAFSQRVTLPGIDCGIPQAHLFHDDIVTTEEREALSELIQSVVTALEMQNGPLYFQLKMTPAGPKIIEFTPRLDGCHLWRLIYHSCGFDLLDAVFSLLEEQVPVLPHSAVYQPCTLEFFFERPGTQFDRSRHPFPMDTLYGEYYYQSGELVRPINGHMEKVGYVIREGIPLEFKNGGRRP, from the coding sequence ATGAAGAAAGCACTGGTTCTTGGCGTCGGCAGCGCTCAGGTGGAGTTGATTCGTTATCTCAAATGTAACGGTTGGTATGTGATCGGTGCCGGTTATCGTCACGAGGGGGCCGGGCTGTCTTTTGTTGATCGGTTTGTCCTGTTGGATATTGTTGATGTCGATGCTCTGAGTGCGTTTGCGAAGAATGAGGCGATTGACCTAGTGTATTCCGTGGGGTCGGATCTCGCCGTGTTTTCCTGTGCTGGAATTGCAAATCGGCTCGGGCTTAAGACTCTGGTGTCTCCGGCACTGGCACGTCAACTTGACAATAAAGCCGGTTTGAGAACCTTTCTTGATCGAGCTCAACTCAGCCCGGTTCGCTGGACCTCTCTGCGTGAAGGATTTCTCCCTGAATCATGGGAACATTTCCCGGCGTTTATCAAGCCGATCCGGAGTCAGGGCCAACGGGGGATTGTGCGAGTAAACAGTTCGATTGAACTACAAAAATTCATAACTTCAAATGACGGCAGTGACAACGGCAACCTTTTTTTGCTTGAGGAAGCTCTGCCAGGGCGTGAAATCTCAGCCAATGTTTTGGTTTGTGACGCTACGGTTTGTTTTCAGGCTTTTTCACAACGCGTGACCCTGCCCGGCATTGATTGCGGAATCCCGCAGGCACATCTTTTTCATGATGACATCGTCACGACTGAGGAGCGCGAAGCTCTCAGCGAATTGATTCAATCTGTCGTAACGGCACTTGAAATGCAAAACGGCCCTTTGTATTTTCAACTTAAGATGACACCGGCCGGGCCGAAGATTATTGAGTTCACTCCACGGTTGGACGGCTGTCATCTGTGGCGATTGATTTATCATTCCTGCGGGTTTGATCTCCTTGATGCGGTGTTCTCCCTGCTGGAGGAGCAGGTGCCGGTTTTGCCGCACTCTGCTGTCTATCAACCCTGTACTCTGGAATTTTTCTTCGAAAGGCCTGGTACGCAATTTGATCGCAGTCGTCATCCATTTCCGATGGATACCCTGTACGGAGAATATTATTATCAGTCCGGCGAGCTGGTCCGACCGATAAACGGCCATATGGAAAAGGTGGGCTATGTTATAAGGGAAGGGATTCCTTTGGAATTCAAGAACGGTGGCAGGAGGCCATAA
- a CDS encoding NAD(P)-dependent oxidoreductase, with product MKKQCIAITGACGSIGQALVATLSEQPLRLLSRSYDKLKACFPSRGIGELCSVDYSIDQLRSSLSGVDCLVHLAASRPGTEEETLETYRDNIFITDSLYQVCRELNICNVVYASSTAVYSSINTIPYEEREIAGPANFYALSKLIGESLGELYGLKQKALRIASVIAPDENPAYMRMAFIHKALKGQDLNIYAVSHREYIYYKDVVAAIVLALNKPELSGVFNIGSGVSVSNLDYAQSVNQVLAQGTLNIHLTADCCENGENHVMACDKARCELGFAAGYSLDAALREIGEDLRARL from the coding sequence ATGAAGAAACAATGCATTGCAATTACAGGCGCTTGTGGCAGCATTGGGCAGGCTCTTGTTGCCACCTTGTCGGAACAGCCTTTGCGTTTACTTAGCCGCTCATACGACAAACTAAAAGCATGTTTTCCTTCCAGGGGCATTGGAGAATTGTGCTCTGTTGATTACTCGATAGATCAATTGCGCTCTTCGCTCTCTGGTGTTGATTGCCTTGTTCATCTGGCGGCGTCACGCCCGGGAACGGAAGAAGAAACGCTAGAAACATATAGAGACAATATCTTTATTACGGATTCTCTTTATCAGGTTTGCAGAGAGCTGAATATTTGCAATGTTGTTTATGCTTCTTCGACAGCGGTTTACTCATCCATAAATACAATTCCCTATGAGGAACGGGAGATTGCCGGACCCGCAAATTTCTATGCACTGAGCAAACTTATAGGAGAAAGTCTGGGAGAACTTTATGGATTGAAACAAAAAGCATTGCGTATCGCCTCGGTCATTGCTCCGGATGAAAATCCGGCGTACATGAGAATGGCTTTTATCCATAAGGCACTCAAAGGGCAAGATTTGAACATCTATGCCGTCAGTCATCGCGAATACATCTATTATAAAGATGTTGTTGCGGCGATTGTTCTGGCATTGAACAAACCGGAACTGTCCGGGGTGTTCAATATCGGTTCAGGCGTCTCGGTGTCGAATCTGGACTATGCGCAATCGGTGAACCAAGTCCTTGCTCAGGGGACTCTGAATATCCACCTGACTGCGGATTGTTGTGAGAACGGGGAAAACCATGTCATGGCGTGTGATAAGGCTCGGTGTGAACTGGGCTTTGCGGCAGGCTATTCACTGGATGCGGCGCTTAGGGAAATCGGTGAAGATTTGAGGGCGCGGTTGTGA
- the rffA gene encoding dTDP-4-amino-4,6-dideoxygalactose transaminase produces the protein MKIPFNKPFIVGKELFYIAQAVISEARLSGGGKFTRQCEQLLEERIGGRAFLVHSCTAALEMAAILCNLQPGDEVIMPSFTFVSTANAFVLRGATPVFVDIRRDTLNLDEELIEAAITPKTKAIVPVHYGGVPCNMDRIMEIADHNGLWVIEDAAHGLFSQSGEQQLGGIGHLGCFSFHETKNIISGEGGALLVNDPRLVERAEIIREKGTNRSRFFRGEVDKYTWMDLGSSYLPSELVGAFLWAQLERSEQINTQRRQLAARYYDALADLQQNGSLEMANPLGSDAGCGHVFYILTRHMEERSALIDWLRKDDIHAVFHYVPLHASPAGQRFCRREGGLPVTQEMSDRLLRLPLYYELSEEQVDRVVASIRAFYAEKKLTR, from the coding sequence ATGAAAATCCCTTTCAATAAACCTTTTATCGTCGGTAAAGAACTGTTCTATATTGCCCAGGCCGTCATTAGTGAGGCGCGACTGTCCGGCGGTGGTAAATTTACCCGCCAGTGTGAACAGTTGCTGGAAGAGCGCATCGGTGGCAGGGCGTTTCTGGTTCACTCCTGTACGGCAGCGTTGGAGATGGCTGCGATTCTGTGTAACCTGCAACCGGGCGACGAAGTGATCATGCCTTCATTTACCTTTGTCTCCACGGCCAATGCCTTTGTTTTACGTGGTGCCACACCTGTTTTTGTCGATATCCGTCGCGACACCCTGAACCTCGATGAAGAATTGATCGAAGCGGCCATCACCCCGAAGACCAAAGCGATTGTGCCGGTTCATTACGGCGGTGTGCCCTGCAACATGGATCGTATTATGGAGATTGCCGATCACAACGGACTCTGGGTGATCGAAGATGCCGCTCATGGGTTGTTTTCCCAATCCGGGGAGCAGCAACTCGGTGGTATCGGCCATCTGGGATGCTTCAGTTTTCACGAAACAAAGAACATTATCAGTGGCGAAGGTGGCGCTTTATTGGTGAATGACCCCCGTCTGGTGGAGCGTGCGGAAATTATCCGTGAAAAAGGGACAAACCGCAGTCGGTTCTTTCGTGGCGAGGTGGATAAATATACCTGGATGGATCTGGGATCTTCCTACCTGCCGTCCGAACTGGTCGGGGCCTTTTTGTGGGCGCAACTTGAGCGCTCTGAGCAGATAAATACACAGCGCCGTCAACTGGCCGCGCGTTACTATGATGCGTTAGCCGATTTGCAACAGAATGGAAGCCTCGAGATGGCAAATCCCCTTGGGTCCGATGCGGGCTGCGGCCATGTGTTTTACATCCTTACCCGTCACATGGAGGAACGTTCAGCATTAATCGACTGGCTCAGGAAGGATGATATTCATGCGGTCTTTCATTATGTACCTTTACATGCCTCACCTGCAGGACAACGTTTTTGTCGTCGTGAAGGGGGGCTGCCGGTGACACAGGAGATGAGTGATCGTTTGTTGCGGCTACCGCTTTATTATGAACTGAGCGAAGAGCAGGTTGATCGGGTTGTCGCAAGCATTCGCGCATTTTATGCGGAAAAAAAATTAACCCGATGA
- a CDS encoding lysylphosphatidylglycerol synthase transmembrane domain-containing protein, translated as MKLQSWKKPAKIVFGVLVLLWLFSSGKLDLGLLLTAPSTSGHLCGLILLLIMLLLQVYRWQLLLESQRIHLGFLTACRLTWVSQFITVFTPGVVGGEIVRGYQLTRNISERKAGGASTVIIDRVLGLYAQVVFGLISFLSLLVTEQHLPAPVLQMGWVLMAVLGAIHALPLLRYNGIKRLCRFFFKEKTFAVFEDVWLHYHRNPAILAKGIALSFGAALFSLSAFTLAARLFVPGLNWNIVFMVAPLVFIVVTLPLSPGGIGVGEASAAVLFTAFGIEAGATIMMLYRLWLLLLKLPGGFMLIADLQNNKV; from the coding sequence ATGAAGCTTCAGAGCTGGAAAAAACCGGCAAAAATTGTGTTTGGCGTTCTGGTTTTGCTCTGGTTGTTTTCCAGTGGCAAGCTCGATCTGGGGTTATTGTTGACCGCACCTTCAACCAGTGGTCACCTCTGTGGTCTTATCCTGCTTTTAATCATGTTGCTGTTGCAGGTGTATCGCTGGCAATTGCTTCTTGAATCTCAAAGAATCCATCTTGGCTTTTTAACCGCTTGCCGTCTTACGTGGGTGAGCCAGTTTATCACTGTCTTCACTCCGGGGGTTGTGGGAGGGGAGATCGTTCGTGGTTATCAACTCACGCGAAATATCTCGGAAAGAAAGGCGGGGGGGGCATCTACCGTCATCATTGATCGGGTGTTGGGCCTCTATGCCCAGGTTGTTTTCGGTCTGATCTCTTTTTTATCCCTACTGGTAACAGAACAGCACCTTCCGGCCCCCGTGCTGCAGATGGGATGGGTGTTAATGGCGGTTTTAGGCGCCATCCATGCGTTACCGCTGCTGCGTTATAACGGGATCAAACGGCTGTGTCGATTTTTCTTCAAAGAAAAGACCTTCGCGGTCTTTGAAGATGTCTGGCTGCATTATCATCGTAATCCCGCCATTCTTGCCAAAGGGATTGCGTTGTCTTTTGGGGCCGCACTGTTTTCTTTGTCGGCATTTACGCTGGCTGCTCGTCTGTTTGTACCTGGACTTAATTGGAATATCGTCTTTATGGTGGCGCCGCTGGTTTTTATCGTGGTGACACTGCCGTTATCGCCGGGCGGAATCGGTGTTGGAGAGGCTTCCGCGGCGGTATTATTTACGGCGTTCGGCATTGAGGCCGGAGCAACAATTATGATGCTCTATCGTTTATGGCTGCTGTTGCTGAAATTGCCCGGCGGTTTTATGCTGATCGCTGATCTGCAAAATAATAAAGTATAA
- the amrS gene encoding AmmeMemoRadiSam system radical SAM enzyme, with the protein MRDAMFWSPLGQGQVRCELCRFYCVIGVGHRGRCRVRENRDGVLYSLNDGLAIAAHIDPIEKKPLFHVLPGSRSYSVATMGCNFRCRHCQNASISQLEFAHAAVRGDFLPPRQVVGLALSAACQSISYTYTEPTVFYEYMYETARLARQQGLLNVMVSNGYMAEEPLRHLAPFLDGVNIDLKGFTESFYHDVCGAQLAPVLDSLKLFKALGIWLEVTTLVIPGYNDDEEQLSGIARFIAEQLDVETPWHVTAFYPTYRLTDVPPTPVESLMRARDLGEKAGLNYIYLGNVASGRGEDTRCRQCNKTLIERHGFQVAHNRLYYGTCPGCGTPLSGVRLDDGGINEQE; encoded by the coding sequence ATGCGTGATGCCATGTTCTGGAGCCCGTTGGGGCAGGGACAAGTTCGTTGTGAGCTGTGCCGTTTTTATTGTGTGATTGGTGTTGGCCACCGTGGTCGCTGCCGGGTGCGGGAAAACAGAGATGGGGTTCTTTATTCCCTCAACGATGGTTTGGCGATTGCTGCCCACATCGATCCCATTGAAAAGAAACCGTTGTTCCATGTTTTACCGGGGTCACGCAGTTATTCCGTTGCTACAATGGGGTGCAATTTTCGTTGTCGCCATTGTCAGAATGCCAGTATTTCACAGCTTGAGTTCGCTCATGCTGCGGTGCGGGGAGACTTTTTACCGCCACGGCAGGTTGTTGGCCTGGCGTTGTCGGCAGCCTGTCAGAGTATCTCTTATACCTATACGGAACCGACGGTTTTTTACGAATATATGTATGAAACCGCTCGATTGGCCCGTCAGCAGGGGCTGCTCAATGTGATGGTGAGCAATGGCTATATGGCTGAAGAACCCTTGCGCCACCTGGCTCCTTTTCTGGATGGTGTCAACATTGATCTGAAGGGATTCACCGAGTCGTTTTATCATGATGTGTGTGGTGCGCAACTGGCTCCGGTGTTAGACAGCCTCAAGTTATTTAAGGCGTTGGGGATCTGGCTGGAAGTGACGACGCTGGTGATTCCCGGTTACAATGATGATGAGGAGCAACTTAGTGGCATTGCTCGGTTTATTGCCGAACAGTTGGATGTGGAGACACCTTGGCATGTGACGGCTTTTTATCCCACATACCGTCTCACGGATGTGCCACCGACCCCGGTGGAGAGTTTGATGCGTGCGCGGGATCTGGGCGAAAAAGCTGGGCTGAATTATATCTATCTGGGCAATGTGGCCAGTGGGCGCGGAGAAGATACCCGCTGTCGTCAGTGCAATAAGACTTTGATCGAGCGGCACGGTTTTCAGGTGGCGCATAATCGCTTGTATTATGGAACCTGTCCTGGCTGTGGGACACCGCTTTCCGGCGTGCGTCTGGATGATGGCGGAATCAACGAACAGGAGTAA
- the yidD gene encoding membrane protein insertion efficiency factor YidD — protein MKRPWRTGLIIAGLSLIVPTTSFATKGDWPDWPEHSHHGSAQHAHPSQDNSLNPLVQGIRFFQRYISVVDSPRCPMYPTCSAYALQALDKHGPILGSFITVDRLLHETNPLEQTMPLSGFERERFYDPLSRNDFWLSQEN, from the coding sequence ATGAAGCGGCCCTGGCGGACAGGACTCATCATTGCAGGGCTGAGCCTGATTGTGCCGACAACGTCGTTCGCAACCAAAGGGGATTGGCCGGATTGGCCCGAGCATTCACATCACGGATCAGCCCAGCACGCCCATCCTTCGCAGGACAATAGCCTCAATCCACTGGTGCAGGGCATCCGTTTTTTTCAACGTTACATCTCCGTGGTCGACAGTCCGCGTTGCCCCATGTATCCCACCTGCTCCGCCTATGCCTTGCAGGCATTGGACAAACACGGTCCGATCCTCGGCAGTTTCATTACCGTAGATCGGTTACTGCATGAAACCAATCCCCTGGAGCAAACCATGCCGTTAAGCGGCTTTGAGCGTGAACGGTTTTATGATCCACTCAGTCGCAATGATTTCTGGTTATCTCAAGAAAATTGA
- a CDS encoding replication-associated recombination protein A, with product MDLFSSTVSDDQTPLAERMRPQHLDEVVGQQHLLADGCPLRQIIEADQLSSLIFWGPPGTGKTTLAQVIAQSTRSRFVFFSAIMNGVKDIRHIVSRAKEDRAMYGTRTILFVDEIHRFNKSQQDAFLPALEKGDLILIGATTENPSFEVNAALLSRARVFVLKSLQHNDIVLLLKRALSDPRGLVDQKPDVSEQALEHLAQLAQGDARVALGNLQLVVETAKGKPIDETVVSQTLQQKALRYDKGAEEHYNVISAFIKSVRGSNPDGALYWLARMIEAGEDPLFIARRLVILAAEDIGNADPRGLQLAISAQQAVHFVGMPEGRIILAQATTYLASAPKSNASYRGIDAALAEVRRSGPLEVPLPLRNAPTKLMKELDYGKDYQYAHDNPTGFVAQDYLPDQLRGTEFYRPVDRGYEKVMAERLAFYRQQAEQTDEEDA from the coding sequence ATGGATCTGTTTTCCAGCACTGTCAGCGATGATCAAACCCCGCTCGCCGAACGGATGCGTCCGCAGCACCTTGATGAGGTGGTTGGTCAGCAACACCTTCTTGCTGACGGTTGCCCCTTACGCCAGATCATCGAAGCCGACCAACTTAGTTCGTTGATTTTCTGGGGTCCGCCCGGCACGGGAAAAACCACCCTTGCCCAAGTGATCGCCCAAAGTACCCGCAGCCGCTTCGTATTCTTTTCCGCCATTATGAATGGGGTCAAGGATATCCGTCACATTGTCTCGCGCGCCAAAGAAGACCGCGCCATGTACGGCACGCGGACCATCCTGTTTGTCGATGAGATCCACCGTTTCAACAAATCACAGCAGGATGCGTTTCTGCCCGCCCTGGAAAAAGGCGACCTGATCCTTATCGGCGCCACCACGGAAAACCCTTCGTTTGAGGTCAATGCCGCCCTGCTCTCCCGAGCGCGGGTATTTGTGCTCAAATCCCTGCAACACAACGATATTGTCCTGCTGCTAAAGCGCGCGCTCAGCGATCCGCGCGGGTTGGTCGATCAGAAACCGGACGTGTCTGAGCAGGCCCTGGAACATCTCGCGCAACTGGCCCAAGGAGATGCCCGCGTAGCTCTGGGCAATCTGCAACTGGTGGTGGAAACGGCCAAAGGAAAACCGATTGACGAAACCGTTGTCTCCCAGACACTACAGCAAAAAGCGCTGCGATACGACAAAGGGGCGGAAGAGCATTACAACGTCATTTCGGCATTTATCAAAAGCGTGCGTGGCTCAAACCCGGATGGTGCTCTGTACTGGCTGGCACGGATGATTGAGGCCGGAGAAGACCCGCTGTTTATTGCCCGGCGTCTGGTGATCCTCGCTGCGGAGGATATCGGCAATGCCGACCCGCGCGGCCTGCAACTGGCGATCTCCGCCCAACAGGCGGTGCATTTTGTCGGCATGCCGGAAGGGCGAATTATCCTGGCCCAGGCCACCACCTATCTGGCCTCGGCACCGAAAAGCAATGCGTCGTATCGGGGCATTGACGCGGCCCTGGCCGAAGTACGCCGCAGCGGTCCGTTGGAGGTTCCACTGCCTCTGCGCAATGCACCGACAAAACTGATGAAAGAGTTGGATTACGGCAAGGATTATCAATACGCCCACGACAATCCGACAGGCTTTGTCGCTCAAGACTACCTCCCCGATCAACTTCGCGGCACTGAGTTCTATCGTCCGGTTGATCGCGGTTATGAAAAAGTAATGGCGGAACGCCTGGCGTTTTATCGCCAACAGGCCGAACAGACTGACGAGGAGGATGCATGA
- a CDS encoding NAD(+)/NADH kinase: protein MKSIGIYAKRNNPDAVQVAIQLKGWLAERGIRVLVEKELAANMGAAEGVPSRELPPLVDCIVVLGGDGTLISVARKVGNLGVPILGVNLGSLGFLTEITLDDLYDELQRVINDDFEISDRIMLQAAVEREGERIAEYQVLNDVVINKGALARIIDMEVWVDDSYLTTFKADGLIVSSPTGSTAYNLAAGGPIIYPGLRCLVITPICPHMLTNRPIIVSDESLIRIIMRFNEERVFFTADGQVGMAMQAQDVVEICKAEQCTHLIRSAKKEYFEVLRTKLRWGER from the coding sequence ATGAAATCAATAGGAATTTATGCCAAACGTAATAACCCCGATGCCGTTCAGGTTGCCATCCAACTCAAAGGGTGGTTGGCCGAACGAGGTATCCGGGTGCTGGTGGAGAAAGAGCTGGCCGCCAACATGGGCGCGGCAGAGGGGGTGCCCAGTCGCGAGTTGCCGCCATTGGTCGATTGTATCGTCGTGCTCGGTGGTGACGGAACGCTGATCTCCGTGGCGCGCAAGGTGGGCAACCTGGGTGTGCCGATTCTCGGGGTCAACCTTGGTAGTCTCGGTTTTTTGACCGAGATCACGCTGGATGATCTTTATGATGAACTGCAACGGGTGATCAATGATGATTTTGAGATCTCTGATCGCATCATGTTGCAGGCGGCGGTTGAACGCGAAGGTGAGCGCATTGCCGAATACCAGGTGCTCAATGATGTGGTGATCAATAAGGGGGCTCTGGCACGGATTATCGATATGGAAGTGTGGGTCGATGACAGTTATCTGACCACATTTAAGGCGGACGGTCTGATTGTTTCTTCGCCCACCGGATCAACGGCGTACAACCTGGCTGCCGGAGGGCCGATCATCTATCCGGGACTGCGTTGCCTGGTGATCACGCCGATCTGCCCGCATATGCTGACCAACCGGCCGATTATCGTGTCGGATGAATCGCTGATTCGCATCATCATGCGTTTCAACGAAGAGCGGGTGTTTTTCACCGCTGATGGTCAGGTGGGGATGGCCATGCAGGCTCAAGATGTGGTGGAAATTTGCAAAGCCGAACAATGTACCCACCTGATTCGCAGCGCCAAGAAGGAATATTTTGAGGTGTTGCGTACCAAATTACGCTGGGGAGAACGCTAA
- the recN gene encoding DNA repair protein RecN encodes MLTDLSIKNLAVIEQLQVNFGPGFNVLSGETGAGKSIIIDAMGLLLGQRVRNELVRTGQETASVEAVFSLQQQPGVRQLLQEMDFDDDDELVIRRSLSRQGKNRVYVNGAMATLAQLQQLTAPMLAIFGQHDQQQLQRVENHLRLLDGFGQCQQLLGDYQHHYRQWRTLQKQLETLQQSERDRADRIDLLSFQHQEITAAALQSGEDEELAAERLRLQHAERLYAGCQQGYERLYADQGAVCEQLGAVNQVLEGLVEVEPQLLGPVEAMRDALFGLEDAAGQLRQLADDVVFDEQRQAEVEERLALITTLQRKYHAEIDGILAYADDIEQELEQLRNSAATMEQLEAQIGEVHSQMMTMGQKLTSLRQQAAESLKLAMEEELAGLAMANACFEARLTTCEAGLLGLEKAEFYFSANPGQEPRPLSSTASGGELSRIMLALRKVAPRSDSLTTMIFDEVDAGIGGVAASAVGERLCAVAEGHQVLCITHLPQVAAYADVQYRVEKLVENNQTSTQLVCLDDEERVQELARMLGGAQLSSQTVSHARELLQRSRRPSLF; translated from the coding sequence ATGCTGACGGATTTATCCATTAAAAACCTTGCTGTGATTGAACAGCTTCAGGTGAATTTCGGACCCGGATTCAATGTGCTCAGCGGTGAAACCGGCGCCGGTAAGTCGATTATCATTGACGCCATGGGCCTGTTGCTTGGCCAACGGGTGCGCAATGAGCTGGTGCGCACCGGACAAGAGACAGCCAGTGTTGAGGCGGTGTTCTCCCTTCAGCAGCAGCCGGGCGTGCGCCAGCTGTTGCAGGAGATGGATTTTGACGACGATGATGAGCTGGTAATCCGTCGCAGTCTGTCGCGCCAGGGAAAAAACCGGGTGTACGTGAATGGTGCTATGGCAACCTTGGCCCAGTTACAGCAATTGACGGCACCGATGCTGGCCATCTTCGGCCAGCACGATCAACAACAATTACAGCGGGTGGAAAACCATCTACGCCTTCTGGACGGCTTTGGCCAGTGTCAGCAGCTTCTCGGCGACTATCAGCACCATTATCGTCAGTGGCGTACCCTGCAGAAGCAACTAGAAACCCTACAACAATCAGAGCGCGACCGTGCGGATCGCATTGATCTGCTCAGTTTTCAACATCAGGAAATTACTGCGGCGGCTCTGCAATCCGGTGAAGATGAGGAATTAGCTGCTGAACGGTTACGTTTGCAGCATGCTGAGCGTCTTTATGCCGGCTGTCAGCAGGGCTATGAACGCCTTTATGCCGACCAAGGGGCGGTGTGCGAACAACTCGGCGCTGTTAATCAGGTGCTCGAAGGGCTGGTCGAGGTTGAGCCGCAATTACTGGGGCCGGTTGAGGCCATGCGCGATGCCCTGTTTGGTTTGGAAGATGCCGCCGGCCAATTGCGTCAGCTGGCCGATGATGTTGTGTTCGATGAACAACGCCAGGCTGAGGTGGAAGAACGTCTGGCCCTGATTACAACCCTGCAGCGCAAGTATCACGCCGAGATTGATGGTATTCTCGCCTATGCCGATGATATTGAGCAGGAGTTGGAGCAGTTGCGCAACAGTGCGGCGACCATGGAGCAACTTGAAGCACAGATTGGCGAAGTTCACAGCCAGATGATGACCATGGGGCAGAAACTCACCTCGCTACGACAGCAAGCTGCTGAGAGCTTGAAGCTGGCCATGGAGGAGGAGTTGGCCGGTCTGGCCATGGCTAATGCCTGCTTTGAAGCGCGCTTGACCACATGTGAAGCGGGTTTATTAGGGCTGGAGAAGGCCGAGTTCTACTTTTCTGCCAACCCCGGCCAGGAACCGCGCCCGCTGTCGTCAACTGCCTCGGGTGGTGAACTGTCACGCATTATGCTGGCACTGCGTAAAGTGGCGCCGCGTTCCGACAGTCTGACCACGATGATTTTTGACGAAGTCGATGCCGGAATTGGCGGGGTCGCCGCCTCCGCGGTTGGTGAACGGTTGTGCGCCGTGGCCGAAGGCCATCAGGTGCTGTGTATCACTCATCTGCCGCAAGTGGCAGCTTATGCCGATGTGCAGTACCGGGTGGAAAAACTGGTTGAGAACAATCAGACCTCAACGCAGCTGGTGTGTCTTGATGACGAGGAACGGGTTCAAGAACTTGCCCGTATGCTCGGTGGTGCCCAGCTCAGTAGTCAAACGGTTAGTCATGCCCGTGAATTGCTTCAGCGCAGTCGGCGTCCATCGTTGTTTTAA
- a CDS encoding N-acetyltransferase: MIRKACIADASIIHKLLAEHAGKGAMLSRSLAEIYQAIRSFYVLEEQGEVLGTVSLQVWWADLAEVRSLVVSERLSGRGCGRQLVQACIDEACQLGLSRLFALTYQEQFFSRLGFSLIEKSELPHKIWGDCMKCSKFPDCDEVAMAMSLPPASH, encoded by the coding sequence ATGATCAGAAAAGCCTGCATCGCTGATGCCTCTATTATCCATAAATTGCTGGCCGAACATGCCGGCAAAGGGGCGATGCTGTCGCGTTCCCTGGCCGAAATTTATCAAGCAATTCGTTCCTTCTATGTGTTGGAAGAGCAAGGGGAGGTTCTGGGGACAGTCAGTTTACAGGTCTGGTGGGCCGATCTTGCTGAAGTGCGCTCTCTGGTGGTTTCTGAACGTTTGTCTGGACGTGGCTGTGGTCGCCAGTTGGTTCAGGCATGTATTGATGAAGCCTGTCAACTGGGGCTGAGTCGGTTGTTTGCTCTGACCTATCAGGAACAATTTTTCTCCCGTCTTGGCTTCAGCCTGATTGAAAAAAGTGAATTGCCGCACAAAATTTGGGGCGATTGTATGAAATGTTCCAAGTTTCCTGACTGTGATGAAGTTGCCATGGCCATGAGTTTGCCGCCGGCATCTCATTGA
- a CDS encoding chemotaxis protein CheX, with protein MDLEQMTIDSTREVFETMIMLEVTPQPAMPVLVSNFTDSVSGMVGLGGSCKGLIAIHAPDDVAMDITTRFLGLDVDEINEDVTDAFGELANMLAGNVKMVLDESGKDITLSVPSYVFGSDYHIECTAEADWVMIPFESDSGEFLVQLQIEKS; from the coding sequence TTGGATTTAGAACAGATGACCATTGATTCCACGCGGGAAGTGTTTGAAACGATGATAATGCTTGAGGTGACTCCTCAGCCCGCAATGCCGGTATTGGTCAGCAATTTTACCGATTCGGTTTCCGGGATGGTTGGCCTGGGCGGTAGTTGTAAGGGCCTGATCGCTATCCATGCTCCGGATGATGTGGCCATGGATATTACCACCCGTTTCCTTGGCCTGGACGTGGACGAAATCAATGAAGACGTGACGGATGCGTTCGGCGAATTGGCCAACATGCTGGCTGGTAACGTCAAGATGGTTCTCGATGAATCGGGTAAGGATATTACCCTGTCTGTTCCGTCCTATGTGTTTGGTTCGGATTATCACATCGAGTGTACAGCCGAAGCCGATTGGGTCATGATTCCTTTTGAGTCGGATTCCGGTGAATTCCTTGTCCAGTTACAAATCGAAAAAAGCTGA